One window of Haloarchaeobius salinus genomic DNA carries:
- the paaD gene encoding 1,2-phenylacetyl-CoA epoxidase subunit PaaD, with protein sequence MSNAYDTDIPDSVDPVDDCVEPAGEACAYTEYVEGEDYDDVPATGEGATGVERDVWDTLYEIEDPEMPISIVDLGLIYGVSVDETDGETVATVDMTLTYSGCPARDMLQDQMQEAVEAVDGVDRADLRLVWSPEWNLELVTEQGKEDLREFGLSI encoded by the coding sequence ATGAGTAACGCCTACGACACCGACATCCCGGACTCGGTCGACCCGGTCGACGACTGCGTCGAGCCGGCCGGAGAGGCCTGCGCGTACACCGAGTACGTCGAGGGCGAGGACTACGACGACGTGCCCGCGACCGGCGAGGGCGCGACGGGCGTCGAGCGCGACGTCTGGGACACCCTCTACGAGATCGAGGACCCGGAGATGCCGATCTCCATCGTCGACCTCGGGCTCATCTACGGCGTCAGCGTCGACGAGACCGACGGCGAGACCGTCGCCACCGTCGACATGACGCTGACGTACTCGGGCTGTCCCGCACGGGACATGCTCCAGGACCAGATGCAGGAGGCAGTCGAGGCAGTCGACGGCGTCGACCGCGCGGACCTCCGGCTGGTCTGGTCGCCCGAGTGGAACCTCGAGCTGGTGACCGAGCAGGGCAAGGAAGACCTGCGGGAGTTCGGACTGAGCATATGA
- the paaC gene encoding 1,2-phenylacetyl-CoA epoxidase subunit PaaC, translating into MAAVEELSEPGSLSEEEREAVRHQLFRLADDEFVLAERYTEWQVKAPTLESDLAFANIAQDELGHARLWYDLLQDWGAEESELIWERDPSEWRHSTLVELPFEEGDWSDPILRSYLYDVAEDIQLRALQDSSYPRIRDRVGKILGEEDYHREHAASWLERLCEEDEGRARVQDALDRLFPYALTLFAPTDEAVDDRIDELGIRTEPLVTMREEWLDEVVPFLESLGLSVDDAELPEQYDIHHSQLELPEHTGRDQSHTDDWFDLYDEFTNSYRELGRTSASRIMKDPDDE; encoded by the coding sequence ATGGCGGCCGTCGAGGAGCTCTCCGAGCCCGGTTCGCTGTCCGAGGAGGAGCGCGAGGCCGTCCGTCACCAGCTGTTCCGGCTGGCCGACGACGAGTTCGTGCTCGCCGAGCGCTACACCGAGTGGCAGGTCAAGGCCCCCACGCTGGAGTCCGACCTCGCGTTCGCGAACATCGCACAGGACGAGCTCGGACACGCCCGTCTCTGGTACGACCTGCTCCAGGACTGGGGTGCCGAGGAGTCCGAGCTCATCTGGGAGCGCGACCCGTCGGAGTGGCGGCACTCCACGCTGGTCGAGCTGCCGTTCGAGGAGGGTGACTGGTCGGACCCCATCCTCCGGTCGTACCTCTACGACGTTGCCGAGGACATCCAGCTCCGCGCACTGCAGGACTCGTCGTACCCGCGCATCCGCGACCGCGTCGGGAAGATCCTCGGCGAGGAGGACTACCACCGCGAGCACGCGGCGAGCTGGCTCGAACGGCTCTGCGAGGAGGACGAGGGCCGGGCCCGCGTGCAGGACGCCCTCGACCGGCTGTTCCCGTACGCGCTGACGCTGTTCGCGCCGACCGACGAAGCGGTCGATGACCGCATCGACGAGCTCGGCATCCGCACCGAGCCCCTCGTGACCATGCGCGAGGAGTGGCTCGACGAGGTCGTCCCGTTCCTCGAGTCGCTGGGCCTCAGCGTCGACGACGCCGAGCTGCCCGAGCAGTACGACATCCATCACAGCCAGCTCGAGCTCCCCGAGCACACCGGCCGCGACCAGAGCCACACCGACGACTGGTTCGACCTGTACGACGAGTTCACGAACTCGTACAGGGAGCTCGGGCGCACCAGCGCCTCGCGCATCATGAAGGACCCCGACGATGAGTAA
- a CDS encoding glutamate--cysteine ligase, with protein MERGSPDAFAEQGTLGVEEEFFVVDGAGYPVSGSDELVYEGEPPELLADRVDHELFKTVIETQTPKSVDLAEARENVHAVREALVEYAAEYDFQVAAAGLHPAARWRELEHAEKDRYRAQLERIQYPQHRNTTAGLHVHVGVDDADKAVWVSNRMRWHLPVMLALSANSPYWNGYDTGLESARAKIFEGLPNTGMPTAFADYDAFQRFENRMIDSGSINDRGELWHDVRPHSGHGTVEVRAPDAQADPTVVLAFVEYTEALVTDLSERYEDRADPDGVDGCMRREVLDENKWRALRYGHDASFVEREGSGTVDLGEFVDRECDRLGISGIRDVYDAESGATRQRGILESEGLDALCRDLLL; from the coding sequence ATGGAGCGAGGGTCACCCGACGCGTTCGCCGAGCAGGGAACGCTCGGGGTCGAGGAGGAGTTCTTCGTGGTCGACGGGGCCGGCTACCCGGTCTCGGGCAGTGACGAACTGGTCTACGAGGGCGAGCCCCCGGAGCTGCTGGCGGACCGAGTGGACCACGAGCTGTTCAAGACCGTCATCGAGACGCAGACGCCGAAGTCGGTGGACCTCGCGGAGGCACGCGAGAACGTCCACGCCGTCAGGGAGGCGCTGGTCGAGTACGCCGCCGAGTACGACTTCCAGGTCGCCGCGGCGGGGCTGCACCCCGCGGCCCGGTGGCGCGAGCTGGAGCACGCCGAGAAGGACCGCTACCGCGCCCAGCTCGAGCGCATCCAGTACCCACAGCACCGGAACACGACGGCGGGACTGCACGTCCACGTCGGCGTCGACGACGCGGACAAGGCGGTCTGGGTGTCGAACCGCATGCGCTGGCACCTACCGGTGATGCTCGCGCTCTCGGCGAACTCGCCGTACTGGAACGGCTACGACACCGGACTGGAGTCGGCGCGGGCGAAGATATTCGAGGGGCTCCCCAACACGGGGATGCCGACCGCCTTCGCGGACTACGACGCGTTCCAGCGCTTCGAGAACCGGATGATCGACAGCGGTTCGATCAACGACCGCGGCGAGCTCTGGCACGACGTGCGACCGCACTCCGGCCACGGCACCGTCGAGGTGCGAGCGCCGGACGCACAGGCGGACCCCACGGTCGTCCTCGCGTTCGTGGAGTACACCGAGGCGCTCGTCACCGACCTCTCCGAACGCTACGAAGACCGTGCGGACCCGGACGGAGTCGACGGCTGCATGCGACGCGAGGTGCTCGACGAGAACAAGTGGCGGGCGCTCCGGTACGGCCACGACGCCTCGTTCGTCGAACGCGAGGGCTCCGGCACGGTCGACCTCGGCGAGTTCGTCGACCGGGAGTGCGACCGGCTCGGTATTTCGGGCATCCGCGACGTCTACGACGCCGAGAGCGGCGCGACACGCCAGCGGGGCATCCTCGAGTCGGAGGGGCTCGATGCGCTCTGTCGTGACCTCCTGCTGTGA
- a CDS encoding transcription initiation factor IIB family protein — translation MYSARDQVENEEWLAEMEAAADRLDLSADARSYAVDMFLSSVPESDRSKGPAMAASLYAGALVASEGRSQTEVAEAAGVSRLSIQQRWKDVLESAGLRPPTW, via the coding sequence ATGTACAGCGCACGGGACCAGGTCGAGAACGAGGAGTGGCTGGCCGAGATGGAGGCCGCTGCCGACCGCCTCGACCTGAGCGCCGACGCACGCTCGTACGCGGTCGACATGTTCCTCTCGTCGGTGCCGGAGTCGGACCGGTCGAAGGGCCCGGCGATGGCGGCGAGCCTCTACGCCGGCGCGCTCGTCGCGAGCGAGGGCCGGAGCCAGACCGAAGTGGCCGAGGCTGCGGGCGTATCGCGGCTGTCCATCCAGCAACGGTGGAAGGACGTGCTCGAGTCGGCGGGGTTGCGGCCGCCCACCTGGTAG
- a CDS encoding fibrillarin-like rRNA/tRNA 2'-O-methyltransferase has protein sequence MSRRPRTDGGDGHLPDGVEPRTFDGDQRLATRGEPVYGEPVQDGWRAWDPGRSKLGALLGRGVETGFTGDDTVLYLGAASGTTVSHVADFAGPTYAVEFAPRPARDLVRVAESRPNLFPLLKDARRPETYAHVVESGVDVLFQDVATRGQGDVACRNRQFLADDGWLVATIKARSEDVTGPTEVTFGHVVETIEAEYEVVTTERMDPLHEDHLAVVARPR, from the coding sequence ATGAGCCGCCGACCGCGCACCGACGGCGGCGACGGTCACCTGCCCGACGGCGTCGAACCGAGAACGTTCGATGGCGACCAGCGTCTCGCGACACGCGGGGAGCCGGTGTACGGCGAGCCCGTACAGGACGGCTGGCGCGCATGGGACCCCGGCCGCTCGAAGCTGGGGGCGCTGCTCGGGCGCGGCGTCGAGACCGGCTTCACGGGCGACGACACCGTGCTCTACCTCGGCGCGGCGAGCGGGACCACCGTGAGCCACGTCGCCGACTTCGCCGGGCCGACGTACGCCGTCGAGTTCGCGCCCCGACCCGCCCGCGACCTCGTCCGTGTCGCCGAGAGCCGGCCGAACCTGTTCCCGCTGCTGAAGGACGCCCGCAGGCCGGAGACGTACGCCCACGTCGTCGAGTCAGGTGTCGACGTGCTGTTCCAGGACGTGGCGACGCGCGGGCAGGGCGACGTGGCATGTCGGAACCGGCAGTTCCTCGCGGACGACGGCTGGCTCGTCGCGACAATCAAGGCCCGGAGCGAGGACGTGACGGGACCGACCGAGGTCACGTTCGGGCACGTCGTCGAGACCATCGAGGCGGAGTACGAGGTCGTCACCACGGAGCGGATGGACCCGCTGCACGAGGACCACCTCGCGGTGGTCGCGCGTCCGCGGTGA
- a CDS encoding helix-turn-helix domain-containing protein — MSSDDTDHDEHVTDDDFDELDDRSRRDRAVEGFDQGLVDLLSWVLDTETRAKIYVFLQKRPGSTSEEIAQGTGLYPSTVREALAELHDEEKVNREKRESAGAGNNPYEYTAIPPSELVGGVVGQVQEELNTVFNLDKVLDEERRTGDGTAEPVTITVEEVSDADEDDVDEGSATDDGQSASE; from the coding sequence ATGTCTTCTGACGACACAGACCACGACGAGCACGTGACCGACGACGACTTCGACGAACTCGACGACCGGTCGAGGCGGGACAGGGCCGTCGAAGGGTTCGACCAGGGCCTCGTCGACCTTCTCTCGTGGGTACTCGACACCGAGACCCGCGCAAAGATCTACGTCTTCCTGCAGAAGCGCCCCGGCAGCACGAGCGAGGAGATCGCCCAGGGCACCGGCCTGTACCCCTCCACCGTCCGCGAGGCGCTCGCCGAGCTCCACGACGAGGAGAAGGTCAACCGCGAGAAGCGCGAGAGCGCCGGCGCGGGCAACAACCCCTACGAGTACACGGCCATCCCGCCGAGCGAGCTCGTCGGCGGTGTCGTCGGGCAGGTCCAGGAGGAACTGAACACCGTGTTCAACCTCGACAAGGTGCTCGACGAGGAACGCCGGACCGGAGACGGCACGGCCGAGCCGGTCACCATCACCGTGGAGGAGGTCTCCGACGCCGACGAGGACGACGTCGACGAGGGCTCCGCGACCGACGACGGCCAGTCGGCCTCGGAGTAA
- a CDS encoding NOP5/NOP56 family protein, translating to MTGDGWFVGTARDDTATGAGHVREGRADAPADWPARAVEAGFAPDEEAYYAALHEACVAATRAAATEAERAGDQQLVHAVRAMDDCTRTANELAERLSEWAGALFDEEGGGVGFAREVVDREPTGPDEERAISLAERVVGLVDEADELEAYVETRAPTVAPNLSAMAGPVLAARLIALAGGLESLAKKPSGTVQVLGAEDALFAHLRGHASSPKHGVIYTHEYVRGTRPEDRGSAARALAGKLTIAARVDHYSGDRKPELDEELDERMATIRARAEDDATATDEGGDE from the coding sequence ATGACAGGAGACGGGTGGTTCGTCGGCACAGCGCGCGACGACACCGCCACGGGGGCCGGGCACGTCCGCGAGGGCCGTGCCGACGCGCCGGCCGACTGGCCAGCACGGGCCGTCGAAGCCGGTTTCGCACCCGACGAGGAGGCGTACTACGCGGCGCTCCACGAGGCCTGCGTCGCGGCGACGCGGGCCGCGGCGACCGAGGCCGAGCGTGCGGGCGACCAGCAGCTCGTCCACGCGGTCCGGGCGATGGACGACTGCACCCGGACGGCCAACGAGCTGGCAGAGCGCCTGAGCGAGTGGGCCGGCGCGCTCTTCGACGAGGAGGGCGGTGGCGTCGGGTTCGCCCGCGAGGTCGTCGACCGGGAGCCGACCGGGCCGGACGAGGAGCGTGCCATCTCCCTCGCCGAGCGCGTGGTCGGCCTCGTGGACGAGGCGGACGAGCTGGAGGCCTACGTCGAGACTCGCGCCCCGACGGTCGCGCCGAACCTCAGCGCGATGGCCGGGCCGGTGCTCGCAGCGCGGCTCATCGCGCTCGCGGGCGGCCTCGAGTCGCTGGCGAAGAAGCCCAGCGGGACGGTGCAGGTGCTCGGCGCGGAGGACGCGCTGTTCGCCCACCTCCGCGGGCACGCCTCCTCGCCGAAACACGGCGTCATCTACACCCACGAGTACGTCCGCGGGACCCGGCCCGAGGACCGCGGCTCGGCCGCTCGCGCGCTCGCCGGGAAGCTGACCATCGCGGCCCGGGTCGACCACTACTCGGGCGACCGCAAGCCCGAGCTGGACGAGGAGCTGGACGAGCGCATGGCGACCATCCGCGCACGGGCCGAGGACGACGCCACGGCGACGGACGAGGGAGGTGACGAATGA
- a CDS encoding mechanosensitive ion channel domain-containing protein, translating to MSAFGALVWLSQQTNATADGTADVPTWEALINEPLVRAAVVLFLGIVLGIVVGKLNRRLLTAAGVPEMVEGTPFESSARSLGSSTVDIVARLSAWFTYGIAALAAVHVANLVRTDQFWLGVVRFIPDVFVAALVLIVGFVVADKAELVVSERLRGIKLPEVNLLPRVVKYSVIYIAFLIALAQLGVHMLSLLVLFAGYLFALIFLGGLAFRDLLRSSAAGVYLLLDQPYGIGDQIEIDGHEGVVQEVDLFVTQIESEDREYIVPNHRVFKTGVVRVRE from the coding sequence ATGAGCGCATTCGGTGCGCTGGTGTGGCTCTCACAGCAGACGAACGCGACGGCGGACGGGACCGCCGACGTGCCGACGTGGGAGGCCCTCATCAACGAACCGCTCGTCCGCGCCGCCGTCGTGCTGTTCCTCGGCATCGTGCTCGGTATCGTCGTCGGGAAGCTGAACCGCCGCCTACTGACGGCCGCGGGCGTGCCGGAGATGGTCGAGGGGACCCCGTTCGAGAGCAGTGCGCGCAGCCTCGGCAGCTCGACGGTCGACATCGTCGCACGGCTGAGCGCGTGGTTCACCTACGGTATCGCGGCGCTGGCGGCGGTCCACGTGGCAAACCTCGTCCGGACCGACCAGTTCTGGCTCGGCGTCGTCCGGTTCATCCCGGACGTGTTCGTCGCCGCGCTCGTGCTCATCGTCGGCTTCGTCGTCGCGGACAAGGCCGAACTCGTCGTCTCAGAGCGGTTGCGTGGCATCAAACTCCCGGAGGTCAACCTGCTCCCCCGGGTCGTGAAGTACAGCGTCATCTACATCGCGTTCCTCATCGCGCTCGCCCAGCTCGGCGTGCACATGCTCTCGTTGCTCGTGCTCTTTGCGGGCTACCTGTTCGCGCTCATCTTCCTCGGCGGGCTGGCGTTCCGCGACCTGCTCCGCTCCAGCGCGGCCGGCGTCTACCTGCTGCTCGACCAGCCGTACGGCATCGGCGACCAGATCGAGATCGACGGCCACGAGGGCGTCGTCCAGGAGGTCGACCTGTTCGTCACGCAGATCGAGTCCGAGGACCGCGAGTACATCGTCCCGAACCATCGCGTGTTCAAGACGGGTGTCGTCCGGGTACGGGAGTAG
- the paaA gene encoding 1,2-phenylacetyl-CoA epoxidase subunit PaaA yields MDIEEVKQRAGPREFSPKDDMPEEYRKAATRMIQFHANSEIMGAYLEKPFIRQAPSLDRKLAFSAKVQDEIGHGQLLYRAAESLGIKTRDEMLDELAEGKGKFLNCFHYPMDNYAETPMIAFFVDGAAMRRQATLKSTSWEPYAHAMDKVCFEEGFHVKHGEAILYELMTGSKKEQEMTQEAFDEWWPRIIQFFGPTNDKSTHHGFASEVGLKQMGNDELRTAFLNAYIPKAEKYGLEIPDEPRISKNDDGTYEVVEEDLDWDEFFTIAKNDYEPGVGQIEGRKAAQDAVEWVRESLDSHENRLYGSNQPQAAD; encoded by the coding sequence ATGGATATCGAGGAGGTCAAACAGCGGGCAGGACCGCGGGAGTTCAGTCCGAAGGACGACATGCCGGAGGAGTACCGGAAGGCGGCGACACGGATGATCCAGTTCCACGCGAACTCGGAGATCATGGGCGCGTACCTGGAGAAGCCGTTCATCCGCCAGGCACCGAGCCTCGACCGCAAGCTGGCGTTCAGCGCGAAGGTGCAGGACGAGATCGGGCACGGGCAGCTGCTCTACCGGGCCGCCGAGAGCCTGGGCATCAAGACCCGGGACGAGATGCTCGACGAGCTGGCCGAGGGCAAGGGGAAGTTCCTGAACTGCTTCCACTACCCGATGGACAACTACGCCGAGACGCCGATGATCGCGTTCTTCGTCGACGGCGCGGCGATGCGCCGGCAGGCAACCCTCAAGTCCACCTCGTGGGAGCCCTACGCCCACGCGATGGACAAGGTCTGCTTCGAGGAGGGCTTCCACGTCAAGCACGGCGAGGCCATCCTCTACGAGCTGATGACCGGCTCGAAGAAGGAACAGGAGATGACCCAGGAGGCCTTCGATGAGTGGTGGCCGCGCATCATCCAGTTCTTCGGCCCCACTAACGACAAGTCGACCCACCACGGCTTCGCCAGCGAGGTCGGCCTGAAGCAGATGGGCAACGACGAGCTCCGGACCGCGTTCCTCAACGCGTACATCCCGAAGGCCGAGAAGTACGGCCTCGAGATCCCCGACGAGCCGCGCATCTCGAAGAACGACGACGGCACCTACGAGGTCGTCGAGGAGGACCTCGACTGGGACGAGTTCTTCACCATCGCGAAGAACGACTACGAGCCCGGCGTCGGACAGATCGAGGGCCGGAAGGCGGCCCAGGACGCCGTGGAGTGGGTCCGCGAATCGCTCGACAGCCACGAGAACCGGCTCTACGGTTCCAACCAGCCCCAGGCGGCAGACTGA
- a CDS encoding acyltransferase: MSDEPRRERVTRHPTTGPRNSLQHWPDAKSPLRVAFNYVLVWLVRISPSLRLKNWLLRRLGVTVGEGVSWGLEATPDVFWPEHITLGDHVIVGYDATLLCHEFLQEEYRVGDVVLGDRVMIGAGAIVLPGVEIGEGAQVAANSLVTEDVPPDETVAGVPARPMSSEELADD, translated from the coding sequence GTGAGCGACGAACCACGGCGTGAGCGCGTCACGCGACACCCGACGACCGGCCCACGGAACTCCCTCCAGCACTGGCCGGACGCGAAGTCGCCGCTGCGCGTCGCGTTCAACTACGTCCTCGTCTGGCTCGTCCGCATCTCCCCCAGCCTCCGGCTGAAGAACTGGCTACTGCGCCGGCTCGGCGTGACCGTCGGCGAGGGCGTGTCGTGGGGATTGGAGGCGACACCGGACGTGTTCTGGCCCGAGCACATCACGCTCGGCGACCACGTCATCGTCGGCTACGACGCGACGCTGCTCTGTCACGAGTTCCTGCAGGAGGAGTACCGCGTCGGCGACGTCGTCCTCGGCGACCGCGTGATGATCGGCGCGGGTGCCATCGTGCTCCCCGGCGTCGAGATCGGCGAGGGCGCACAGGTGGCGGCGAACTCGCTGGTCACGGAGGACGTGCCCCCGGACGAGACCGTCGCCGGCGTCCCGGCCCGGCCGATGTCGAGCGAGGAGCTGGCGGACGACTGA
- a CDS encoding type IV pilin: MRGQRGVSSVVATVLLIAVVLVVAVAAANFALSFADSTQEPAPQVHASMDPIEAGDGYLNITKNGGDELRMSELEIQIRNASGGGTVRLVDLPASGPLQPSNFEGDAGMVDNGSGVIVNSPANVEWTAGDEIGVQLPNAKSGDRIVVRIIHPETDSIVWEDTVTVS, from the coding sequence ATGAGAGGGCAACGGGGCGTATCGTCGGTGGTGGCGACGGTACTCCTCATCGCGGTGGTGCTGGTGGTGGCGGTGGCGGCGGCCAACTTCGCACTCAGTTTCGCGGACAGCACGCAGGAGCCGGCACCGCAGGTCCACGCGTCGATGGACCCCATCGAGGCAGGTGATGGCTACCTGAACATCACGAAGAACGGCGGCGACGAGCTCCGGATGTCCGAACTGGAGATACAGATCCGGAACGCGAGCGGCGGCGGGACGGTGCGGCTGGTGGACCTGCCGGCGTCGGGACCGCTGCAGCCCTCGAACTTCGAGGGCGACGCGGGCATGGTCGACAACGGGAGCGGTGTTATCGTGAACAGCCCCGCGAACGTCGAGTGGACCGCCGGCGACGAAATCGGCGTCCAGTTGCCGAACGCCAAGTCGGGCGACCGCATCGTCGTGCGCATCATCCACCCCGAGACGGACAGCATCGTGTGGGAGGACACCGTGACGGTGTCGTAG
- the paaB gene encoding 1,2-phenylacetyl-CoA epoxidase subunit PaaB has translation MIWEVFRQEKSGDYHEHCGNVHAPDREMALLFAEIQHGRRKPTNSLWVTPQKEIGEVDTEDAAFGGTTDKSYRWAMTYNFEAAASEVEESESEQVTADRERKAQIEKAGGN, from the coding sequence ATGATCTGGGAAGTATTCAGACAAGAGAAGTCGGGCGACTACCACGAGCACTGTGGGAACGTCCACGCACCGGACCGGGAGATGGCCCTGCTGTTCGCGGAGATCCAGCACGGCCGGCGCAAGCCGACGAACAGCCTGTGGGTCACCCCGCAGAAGGAGATCGGCGAGGTCGACACCGAGGACGCGGCCTTCGGCGGGACGACGGACAAGTCCTACCGGTGGGCCATGACCTACAACTTCGAGGCCGCGGCCTCGGAGGTCGAGGAGTCCGAGAGCGAGCAGGTCACCGCGGACCGCGAGCGCAAGGCCCAGATCGAGAAGGCGGGTGGTAACTGA
- a CDS encoding phosphopantetheine adenylyltransferase, with product MKVALGGTFDPVHDGHRALFERAFELGDVTVGLTSDELAPKTRNVDRYVRPYDERKAALERELERLAAAHDREFEVRELTEPTGIATEPQFDYLVVSPETRDGGELVNEVRRERGHDPLTVEVVDHVYAEDGEVISSTRIVQGEIDEHGNLTPDRDGRDATR from the coding sequence ATGAAGGTCGCGCTGGGCGGGACGTTCGACCCGGTGCACGACGGACACCGTGCACTGTTCGAGCGAGCGTTCGAACTCGGTGACGTGACGGTCGGTCTCACGAGCGACGAGCTCGCCCCGAAGACCCGCAACGTCGACCGGTACGTCAGGCCCTACGACGAACGGAAGGCGGCCCTCGAACGCGAGCTGGAACGGCTCGCCGCGGCGCACGACCGCGAGTTCGAGGTGCGCGAGCTGACCGAACCGACCGGCATCGCCACGGAACCACAGTTCGACTACCTCGTCGTCTCCCCCGAGACCCGCGACGGTGGCGAGCTGGTCAACGAGGTCCGCCGCGAGCGCGGCCACGACCCGCTCACCGTCGAGGTCGTCGACCACGTGTACGCCGAGGACGGCGAAGTCATCTCGAGCACCCGCATCGTCCAGGGAGAGATCGACGAGCACGGCAACCTCACGCCCGACCGTGACGGTCGCGACGCCACCCGCTAA
- the paaE gene encoding 1,2-phenylacetyl-CoA epoxidase subunit PaaE: protein MRRADPSVTTSGDLEGAECPYCGSENTVRDHPKGPSLCRSMHYCNDCEQPFEKFE from the coding sequence ATGAGACGCGCAGACCCATCCGTCACGACCAGCGGCGACCTGGAGGGAGCCGAGTGTCCGTACTGCGGCTCCGAGAACACGGTGCGCGACCACCCGAAGGGCCCGTCGCTCTGCCGGTCGATGCACTACTGCAACGACTGCGAGCAGCCCTTCGAGAAGTTCGAGTAA
- the dacZ gene encoding diadenylate cyclase DacZ: MANMAALFGEILSDVDTVVLFSPSGSYYERFSEEEDIDVLVVGTENAVGADAFVELPLEFEEIAQRVHFGLEGALEAGYIDDGDVLLCATSVFEGSIDTVSRVRADASDQSGVYDLFSSSRADPAVIKNVLELAVELGKKGQKGKPVGALFVVGDAGKVMNKSRPLSYNPFEKSHVHVGDPIVNVMLKEFSRLDGAFVISDSGKIVSAYRYLEPSAEGVDIPKGLGARHMAAGAITRDTNATAIVLSESDGLVRAFKNGELLLEIDPEDY, translated from the coding sequence ATGGCGAACATGGCAGCGTTGTTCGGCGAGATACTGTCGGACGTCGACACGGTGGTGCTCTTCTCACCGAGTGGGTCCTACTACGAGCGGTTCTCGGAGGAGGAGGACATCGACGTGCTCGTGGTCGGGACCGAGAACGCGGTCGGTGCCGACGCGTTCGTCGAGCTCCCGCTGGAGTTCGAGGAGATCGCCCAGCGGGTGCACTTCGGGCTGGAGGGCGCGCTGGAGGCGGGCTACATCGACGACGGCGACGTGTTGCTCTGCGCGACGAGCGTGTTCGAGGGGAGCATCGACACCGTCTCGCGGGTGCGCGCCGACGCGTCGGACCAGTCGGGCGTGTACGACCTGTTCTCGAGTTCGCGCGCGGACCCCGCTGTCATCAAGAACGTGCTCGAGCTGGCCGTCGAACTCGGAAAGAAGGGCCAGAAGGGCAAGCCGGTCGGCGCACTGTTCGTCGTCGGCGACGCGGGGAAGGTGATGAACAAGTCGCGGCCGCTGTCGTACAACCCGTTCGAGAAGTCCCACGTCCACGTCGGCGATCCCATCGTGAACGTGATGCTGAAGGAGTTCTCCCGGCTGGACGGCGCGTTCGTCATCTCCGACTCGGGGAAGATCGTCTCGGCGTACCGCTACCTGGAGCCGTCGGCCGAGGGCGTCGACATCCCGAAGGGGCTCGGTGCGCGGCACATGGCGGCCGGGGCCATCACCCGGGACACGAACGCGACGGCCATCGTGCTCTCGGAGAGCGACGGGCTGGTGCGGGCGTTCAAGAACGGCGAACTGCTGCTGGAGATCGACCCGGAGGACTACTGA